Proteins co-encoded in one Arachis hypogaea cultivar Tifrunner chromosome 13, arahy.Tifrunner.gnm2.J5K5, whole genome shotgun sequence genomic window:
- the LOC112732505 gene encoding plastid division protein PDV2, translating to MEEEGIGLVLARATELRLKISNCIHTATATTSNHAPLTLNGPSPSAADDDDDEATDMLLKICDALEALETQLASLQVLQQQQRYQREIALAEIESSRKVLIDKLKEYKGKELDVIHEASTFASETVETNNDLLLPPYPSRPPYSMSLDKEYLSQIPSVNKSGRNGLITLDPMIEAKNSLDDKEQNHAANEDKSLRKGLGYFITSAAKTMLTVAGVVSILSVSGFGPNLGKLGVRFNVQGWRQRTENENERSAAQNVKHRSITQCPPGRILVMENGEARCLVKERVEIPFSVVASTPDINYGCGNNIEGHNQLLVAQVAYKRIMSTLEARAFTEEQEALVVKSWNVMKKNSAELGFKFFLKIFEIAPSAQKLFSFLKDSKVPLEQNPKLKTHAVTVFVMTCESAVQLRKAGKVTVRESNLKKMGATHFRVGVVDAHYEVTKFALLETIKEAVPEMWSPAMKEAWSEAYDQLVGAIKSEMKPSA from the exons ATGGAAGAAGAGGGAATAGGGTTAGTGTTGGCCAGAGCTACAGAACTCAGATTGAAGATTAGCAATTGCATCCACACCGCCACCGCCACCACATCTAACCACGCGCCTCTCACTCTCAATGGCCCGTCACCTTCCGCCGCCGACGACGATGATGACGAAGCTACTGATATGCTCCTCAAAATTTGCGATGCCCTCGAAGCCTTGGAGACCCAGCTTGCTTCCTTGCAG GTTCTACAACAACAACAGCGATATCAAAGAGAAATTGCGTTGGCTGAGATTGAGAGCAGTCGTAAGGTGTTAATCGATAAGCTGAAGGAGTACAAGGGTAAGGAATTGGATGTGATACACGAAGCTTCCACTTTTGCTAGTGAAACTGTCGAAACCAATAATGATCTGCTACTCCCTCCGTATCCAAGCCGCCCCCCATATTCCATGTCTCTGGACAAGGAGTATCTGTCGCAAATCCCTTCTGTGAATAAGTCCGGTCGCAATGGGTTAATCACACTCGATCCAATGATTGAGGCAAAAAACAGCCTAGATGATAAGGAGCAAAATCATGCTGCAAATGAAGATAAAAGTTTAAGAAAAGGGTTGGGATATTTCATAACTTCTGCAGCCAAAACAATGCTTACAGTTGCTGGAGTGGTATCAATATTAAGTGTGTCTGGCTTTGGGCCTAATCTGGGGAAGTTAGGTGTCCGATTCAATGTACAAGGCTGGCGTCAAAGAACAGAAAATGAGAATGAAAGATCTGCTGCCCAGAATGTGAAGCATAGATCAATTACTCAGTGTCCGCCTGGTAGAATTTTGGTGATGGAAAATGGGGAAGCTCGATGTCTTGTGAAAGAGAGAGTCGAAATTCCATTTTCGGTTGTTGCTTCAACACCTGATATAAACTATGGATGTG GCAATAACATTGAGGGGCATAATCAGCTTTTAGTGGCTCAAGTGGCTTATAAG AGAATCATGAGCACCCTGGAGGCAAGAGCATTCACTGAAGAGCAAGAAGCTCTTGTGGTCAAGTCATGGAATGTTATGAAGAAGAATTCTGCTGAACTTGGTTTCAAGTTTTTCCTTAA GATATTTGAGATTGCTCCATCAGCTCAGAAACTGTTTTCATTCTTGAAAGACTCAAAAGTTCCTTTGGAGCAGAATCCCAAGCTCAAGACACATGCCGTGACTGTATTTGTTATG ACATGTGAATCAGCAGTTCAACTTCGAAAGGCTGGAAAAGTGACCGTGAGAGAATCAAACTTGAAAAAAATGGGTGCTACCCATTTCAGGGTTGGTGTTGTAGATGCACATTATGAG GTGACAAAGTTTGCACTGTTGGAAACAATAAAAGAAGCAGTGCCTGAAATGTGGTCACCAGCCATGAAGGAAGCATGGAGTGAAGCTTATGATCAGCTTGTTGGTGCCATCAAATCTGAGATGAAACCCTctgcttaa
- the LOC112736841 gene encoding putative pentatricopeptide repeat-containing protein At3g18840 translates to MRHLRVRDALVYHDHVLAIKSGLDSSIFTCNQLIHSYSNHGFVQEAHKVFDGMHQRNEFSWNAIIMAYIKAHNLTRARSLFDSASHKDLVAYNSMLSAYVGADGYETEALDFFAAMQSARVTVGIDEITLTTMLNLTAKLGMAYHGKQIHSYMVKTANDSSKFATSSLIDMYSKCGSFHEACNVFTGCDGMVDLVSKNAMIAACCREREMDMALNLFWKNHELNNIVSWNTLLVGHAQNGYMEKALALFAEMIENGIGCDEHTLASVLSTCSGLKCLKLGKCVHAWVLRNGCISNQFISSGIVDLYCRCGNIRYAELVYAGIGIENPFAVASLITCYSSQGNMIEAQRLFNSLTERNYVAWTALFSGYVKSQQCEAVFKLFREYISTKALVPQAMIIIRVLGACTMQAALSLGRQIHAYILRMRFLMDEKLLGALVDMYSKCGNIMHAEKIFRLVNNSNRDAILYNIMIAGYAHHGLENEAIQLFEEMSKKSVKPDAITFVALLSACRHRGLVELGEKIFISMEEEYNVVPDNYHYACIVDMYGRANQLEKAVEFIRKIPIPIDATIWGAFLNVCQISNNTDLVKQAEEKLLKIDVDNGSRYVQLANLYAAKGKWDEKGRIREKMREKEAKKVAGCSWIYVADGIHVFTSGDASHTKGDATYAT, encoded by the coding sequence ATGAGGCATTTGAGAGTGAGAGATGCTCTGGTGTACCATGATCATGTCCTTGCTATAAAATCTGGTCTGGACTCAAGCATTTTTACTTGTAATCAACTCATTCACAGCTACTCGAACCATGGCTTTGTTCAAGAGGCACACAAAGTGTTCGATGGAATGCATCAACGAAATGAATTCTCTTGGAATGCCATTATTATGGCCTACATAAAAGCACACAATTTGACTCGAGCACGATCACTTTTCGACTCTGCCTCCCACAAGGACTTGGTTGCTTACAATTCCATGTTGTCGGCTTATGTCGGCGCTGATGGTTATGAAACCGAGGCACTTGATTTCTTTGCTGCAATGCAATCTGCGCGCGTCACGGTTGGGATTGATGAGATCACTTTGACAACCATGCTTAACTTGACTGCCAAGCTAGGCATGGCGTACCATGGGAAGCAAATACATTCATACATGGTGAAAACTGCAAATGATTCAAGCAAGTTTGCAACAAGCTCTCTTATTGACATGTACTCTAAATGTGGTTCTTTTCACGAAGCATGCAACGTGTTTACTGGTTGTGATGGGATGGTGGATTTGGTTTCAAAGAATGCAATGATTGCAGCTTGTTGTAGGGAACGAGAGATGGACATGGCTTTGAATCTGTTTTggaaaaatcatgaattaaatAACATTGTATCCTGGAATACATTGCTTGTAGGACATGCCCAGAATGGCTATATGGAGAAGGCACTTGCCTTGTTTGCCGAGATGATTGAAAATGGTATCGGCTGCGATGAACACACTTTGGCTAGTGTTTTGAGTACCTGCTCTGGTTTAAAGTGCTTGAAATTAGGCAAGTGTGTTCATGCTTGGGTGTTGAGAAATGGTTGCATTTCAAATCAATTTATTAGCAGTGGCATTGTTGATCTCTACTGTAGGTGTGGGAATATTAGATATGCGGAGTTAGTCTATGCAGGAATCGGGATTGAGAATCCATTTGCAGTTGCTTCATTGATTACATGCTACTCATCTCAAGGTAACATGATAGAAGCTCAAAGGCTCTTCAATTCACTTACAGAAAGAAATTATGTTGCCTGGACAGCTTTATTTTCAGGTTATGTCAAATCACAACAATGTGAGGCAGTCTTCAAACTCTTCAGAGAGTATATATCTACAAAAGCTCTAGTTCCTCAAGCGATGATCATTATTCGTGTGCTTGGCGCATGTACAATGCAAGCAGCCCTTAGTTTGGGAAGGCAGATTCATGCTTACATCTTGAGAATGAGATTCCTTATGGATGAGAAATTGCTGGGTGCTTTGGTTGATATGTACTCAAAATGTGGGAATATTATGCATGCTGAGAAAATCTTTAGACTAGTTAACAATAGCAACAGAGATGCAATCTTGTATAATATTATGATAGCTGGTTATGCTCACCATGGGCTTGAAAATGAAGCTATTCAGCTTTTTGAGGAGATGTCGAAGAAAAGTGTCAAGCCTGATGCAATTACTTTTGTTGCACTCCTTTCGGCTTGTCGGCATCGTGGATTAGTAGAACTAGGAGAAAAGATTTTCATTTCCATGGAAGAAGAGTACAATGTAGTGCCTGATAATTACCACTATGCATGTATTGTTGATATGTATGGAAGGGCTAATCAACTAGAAAAGGCAGTCGAATTTATCAGGAAGATCCCTATACCGATAGATGCTACAATCTGGGGTGCATTTCTTAATGTTTGTCAAATCAGCAACAATACAGACCTTGTCAAACAGGCAGAAGAGAAACTGTTAAAGATTGATGTCGATAATGGGTCTCGGTATGTGCAATTGGCCAATCTTTATGCTGCCAAAGGGAAATGGGATGAGAAGGGAAGAATAAgagagaaaatgagagaaaaagagGCTAAGAAGGTTGCTGGTTGCAGTTGGATATATGTGGCAGATGGTATTCATGTATTCACTTCTGGTGATGCATCTCATACAAAAGGAGATGCAACATATGCAActtga
- the LOC112736842 gene encoding uncharacterized protein isoform X1: protein MPNSDTKNMHHNIKWHHSGFKQFSFMNTTTTTTTVSVSTHKRSISEPMKIRAMEEEQVENIIQPSYHPKMELGELKQSIESKKRQYHNMDLQSSLTQEILQLQKRLQQQFVIRRALEKACYLPYSQDATLENSIPKAAKELIKEIGILELEVVYLEQHLLSLYRRRFDQQITTLSTKERRLETASDIERGTVEGATLEKETTVMQYSNISPSNNNSTNCEVKEYYNQLVPDTVLGSSVHRCHSELSQRSVCLVEASPEHIKSKTLDNYHSLPLSMLEQAQCAKSSSTSLGEHLGNFYVDNVPETPNWLSEEMIKCISAIYCELSEPPSLGLKNVSSSISFSSSGYELSSESQSSKLGSQWKKRSSFNLNSTNPFHVKGSKEFSEPYCSMVRIQQLCTDDQKLKEIEYMLRRFRSLVSRLDEVNPRNMRHEEKLAFWINVHNALAMHALLVYGVSANNVKRMSTVLKAAYNIGGYTISLDQIQDFILGCRLPRPGQWLRLWFPSKTKSKVRDARKGYAIRRPEPLLIFALCSGSHSDPALHVYTPKRVLEELESAKEEYILSTTSITKEQKIVVPKIVESFAKSSGLGAFDLMEMVKPYLPDSQRKCIREFQSKTSWKGIELAPHNFTFHYLLSKELG from the exons AAGTGGCACCATTCTGGTTTCAAGCAATTCAGCTTCATGaacaccacaacaacaacaacaaccgtTTCAGTTTCCACTCACAAGCGCTCCATCAg TGAGCCAATGAAAATTAGAGCCATGGAAGAAGAACAAGTAGAGAACATCATTCAACCTTCTTATCACCCTAAAATG GAACTGGGAGAACTCAAGCAAAGCATTGAATCCAAGAAGAGGCAATACCATAATATGGATCTTCAAAGTTCTTTGACTCAAgag ATTCTGCAGCTTCAAAAACGATTACAGCAACAATTTGTGATAAGGCGTGCATTAGAGAAAGCATGTTACCTACCTTATTCACAGGATGCTACATTAGAAAATTCAATACCTAAG GCTGCCAAAGAACTGATTAAGGAGATTGGAATATTGGAATTAGAAGTTGTGTATTTGGAACAACACTTGCTATCTTTGTATAGGAGAAGATTTGATCAACAAATTACAACTCTATCAACCAAGGAAAGAAGATTGGAAACAGCTTCTGACATTGAAAGAGGAACTGTTGAAGGTGCTACCTTAGAAAAGGAAACTACAGTTATGCAATATAGTAACATTTCACCCAGTAATAATAATTCAACTAACTGTGAGGTCAAGGAATATTACAACCAGCTGGTACCTGATACCGTTTTAGGCTCTAGCGTTCATCGATGTCACTCAGAACTATCTCAGCGATCAGTATGCTTAGTTGAAGCTTCTCCTGAGCACATTAAGAGCAAAACTCTAGACAACTACCATTCTCTGCCATTATCCATGCTAGAA CAAGCTCAGTGTGCTAAATCCAGTTCAACCAGCCTGGGAGAGCATCTTGGGAATTTCTATGTTGATAATGTTCCAGAGACGCCGAATTGGCTTTCTGAAGAGATGATTAAGTGCATATCCGCCATATATTGTGAACTTTCAGAGCCACCTTCTCTTGGTCTTAAAAATGTTTCATCCTCCATTTCATTCTCATCATCTGGTTATGAACTTTCTTCAGAGAGCCAGAGTAGTAAGTTGGGATCGCAGTGGAAGAAGCGTTCATCCTTCAATTTGAACTCCACTAACCCTTTCCAtgtcaaaggatcaaaagaattTAGTGAACCTTACTGCTCAATGGTAAGGATTCAGCAACTATGTACAGATGATCAGAAACTAAAAGAGATTGAATACATGCTACGGAGATTCAG GTCACTTGTTTCTCGATTGGACGAAGTTAATCCTAGAAACATGAGGCATGAAGAGAAGCTAGCCTTTTGGATTAATGTGCACAATGCATTAGCAATGCAT GCCTTATTAGTATATGGAGTTTCAGCCAATAATGTTAAAAGAATGTCTACAGTACTTAAG GCTGCATATAACATTGGGGGTTATACTATAAGCTTAGACCAGATACAAGACTTCATTTTAGGGTGCAGATTGCCTCGTCCAGGACAA TGGCTGCGGCTGTGGTTTCCATCAAAGACAAAATCCAAGGTTAGAGATGCAAGAAAAGGATACGCCATACGTCGTCCAGAACCTTTGTTAATATTTGCGCTTTGCTCGGGAAGCCATTCTGATCCTGCG CTACATGTGTACACACCAAAGAGAGTCCTTGAGGAGCTAGAATCTGCAAAAGAAGAATACATTCTGTCCACTACTAGCATAACCAAGGAACAGAAAATAGTAGTCCCGAAAATAGTCGAGTCTTTTGCAAAGAGTTCAGGTCTGGGAGCATTTGATTTGATGGAGATGGTTAAGCCTTATTTACCTGATTCTCAGAGGAAATGCATTAGGGAGTTTCAGTCTAAAACAAGCTGGAAAGGCATTGAATTAGCCCCTCATAACTTCACTTTCCATTATCTATTGTCAAAGGAACTAGGTTAG
- the LOC112736842 gene encoding uncharacterized protein isoform X2 — protein MKIRAMEEEQVENIIQPSYHPKMELGELKQSIESKKRQYHNMDLQSSLTQEILQLQKRLQQQFVIRRALEKACYLPYSQDATLENSIPKAAKELIKEIGILELEVVYLEQHLLSLYRRRFDQQITTLSTKERRLETASDIERGTVEGATLEKETTVMQYSNISPSNNNSTNCEVKEYYNQLVPDTVLGSSVHRCHSELSQRSVCLVEASPEHIKSKTLDNYHSLPLSMLEQAQCAKSSSTSLGEHLGNFYVDNVPETPNWLSEEMIKCISAIYCELSEPPSLGLKNVSSSISFSSSGYELSSESQSSKLGSQWKKRSSFNLNSTNPFHVKGSKEFSEPYCSMVRIQQLCTDDQKLKEIEYMLRRFRSLVSRLDEVNPRNMRHEEKLAFWINVHNALAMHALLVYGVSANNVKRMSTVLKAAYNIGGYTISLDQIQDFILGCRLPRPGQWLRLWFPSKTKSKVRDARKGYAIRRPEPLLIFALCSGSHSDPALHVYTPKRVLEELESAKEEYILSTTSITKEQKIVVPKIVESFAKSSGLGAFDLMEMVKPYLPDSQRKCIREFQSKTSWKGIELAPHNFTFHYLLSKELG, from the exons ATGAAAATTAGAGCCATGGAAGAAGAACAAGTAGAGAACATCATTCAACCTTCTTATCACCCTAAAATG GAACTGGGAGAACTCAAGCAAAGCATTGAATCCAAGAAGAGGCAATACCATAATATGGATCTTCAAAGTTCTTTGACTCAAgag ATTCTGCAGCTTCAAAAACGATTACAGCAACAATTTGTGATAAGGCGTGCATTAGAGAAAGCATGTTACCTACCTTATTCACAGGATGCTACATTAGAAAATTCAATACCTAAG GCTGCCAAAGAACTGATTAAGGAGATTGGAATATTGGAATTAGAAGTTGTGTATTTGGAACAACACTTGCTATCTTTGTATAGGAGAAGATTTGATCAACAAATTACAACTCTATCAACCAAGGAAAGAAGATTGGAAACAGCTTCTGACATTGAAAGAGGAACTGTTGAAGGTGCTACCTTAGAAAAGGAAACTACAGTTATGCAATATAGTAACATTTCACCCAGTAATAATAATTCAACTAACTGTGAGGTCAAGGAATATTACAACCAGCTGGTACCTGATACCGTTTTAGGCTCTAGCGTTCATCGATGTCACTCAGAACTATCTCAGCGATCAGTATGCTTAGTTGAAGCTTCTCCTGAGCACATTAAGAGCAAAACTCTAGACAACTACCATTCTCTGCCATTATCCATGCTAGAA CAAGCTCAGTGTGCTAAATCCAGTTCAACCAGCCTGGGAGAGCATCTTGGGAATTTCTATGTTGATAATGTTCCAGAGACGCCGAATTGGCTTTCTGAAGAGATGATTAAGTGCATATCCGCCATATATTGTGAACTTTCAGAGCCACCTTCTCTTGGTCTTAAAAATGTTTCATCCTCCATTTCATTCTCATCATCTGGTTATGAACTTTCTTCAGAGAGCCAGAGTAGTAAGTTGGGATCGCAGTGGAAGAAGCGTTCATCCTTCAATTTGAACTCCACTAACCCTTTCCAtgtcaaaggatcaaaagaattTAGTGAACCTTACTGCTCAATGGTAAGGATTCAGCAACTATGTACAGATGATCAGAAACTAAAAGAGATTGAATACATGCTACGGAGATTCAG GTCACTTGTTTCTCGATTGGACGAAGTTAATCCTAGAAACATGAGGCATGAAGAGAAGCTAGCCTTTTGGATTAATGTGCACAATGCATTAGCAATGCAT GCCTTATTAGTATATGGAGTTTCAGCCAATAATGTTAAAAGAATGTCTACAGTACTTAAG GCTGCATATAACATTGGGGGTTATACTATAAGCTTAGACCAGATACAAGACTTCATTTTAGGGTGCAGATTGCCTCGTCCAGGACAA TGGCTGCGGCTGTGGTTTCCATCAAAGACAAAATCCAAGGTTAGAGATGCAAGAAAAGGATACGCCATACGTCGTCCAGAACCTTTGTTAATATTTGCGCTTTGCTCGGGAAGCCATTCTGATCCTGCG CTACATGTGTACACACCAAAGAGAGTCCTTGAGGAGCTAGAATCTGCAAAAGAAGAATACATTCTGTCCACTACTAGCATAACCAAGGAACAGAAAATAGTAGTCCCGAAAATAGTCGAGTCTTTTGCAAAGAGTTCAGGTCTGGGAGCATTTGATTTGATGGAGATGGTTAAGCCTTATTTACCTGATTCTCAGAGGAAATGCATTAGGGAGTTTCAGTCTAAAACAAGCTGGAAAGGCATTGAATTAGCCCCTCATAACTTCACTTTCCATTATCTATTGTCAAAGGAACTAGGTTAG